The Juglans microcarpa x Juglans regia isolate MS1-56 unplaced genomic scaffold, Jm3101_v1.0 JmScfU0018, whole genome shotgun sequence genome contains a region encoding:
- the LOC121245446 gene encoding MDIS1-interacting receptor like kinase 2-like, protein MGALAIKKVFSLLINFVLFAQLVSSLDAPAFSSNCSKEAIALLTWKNSLQNESQSHLSSWIPVFSSNLNLSRNPCNWLGISCNLAGSIVKINLTESSLQGTLHGFSFLSFPNLASIDLYVNTLYGTIPPQISSLSKLKYLDLSFNQFSGKIPPEIGKLATLKALHLGRNNLNGSIPEEIGRLNLLTEFYLYKNHIDGYIPSSLGNLSNLVILLLYGNELSGFVPPEMGNLSNLDRLDISQNHLTGPIPSTFGNLKKLTILHMFDNSLSGPIPSEIGNLKSLKSVSLQHNNLSGSIPASLLGDLVNLTLLHLDNNSLSGSIPTEIGNLTSLKDLQLDHNQLRGSLPTSFANMSNLISLVLRENQLTGPIPQGIGDLINLETLQLDTNQFIGNLPQNFCHGGSLRYFAASNNHLDGQIPKSFKNCTSIVRVQLRGNQLIGDISKDFGVYPNLEFIDLRHNRFYGRISSNWGQCQQLQTLLLGKNNITGSIPKEIGNWTTQLGELDLSSNHIVGTIPKEFGSLISLMKLWMNGNQVSGAIPFEFGFLTNLEYLDLSSNKLSKSIPSNFGDFVKLIELNLSHNDFSERIPTHLMDLSHISKLDISYNSLNGEIPMEIYKLESIVILNLSHNHLSGFIPKAFEQMHWLLYADISYNELQGPIPDSNTFINASVEALQGNKGLCGNVLGLHPCNVSMIYKHSSKRGHKVVFLLVFPLLGVVTVLLSIFGFFLFMQRRKTDLESKQSKTEGQVLSLSILHFNGRTLYDEIIKVTNGFDALYCIGKGGHGTVYKAELTSGDILAVKKFNRPLHDASENRFQKEFLNEIRALIDIRHRNIVKLYGFCSHVQHSFLVCQYLERGSLSLILGNEDAAKVLGWSKRLNIVKGVANALSYMHNDCSPPIIHRDISSSNILLDSQFEAHVSDFGTARLVEVDSSNWTSPAGTYGYIAPELAYTMKVTEKSDVYSFGVLAIEVIRGKHPGDFISSLSSPLAMENIQVKDVLDQRLPFPTVQVENELIIVVQLAMKCLNVCPQSRPTMHMISKVLSTNINAHS, encoded by the exons ATGGGAGCATTAGccattaagaaagtattttccctTCTCATCAACTTTGTCCTATTTGCTCAGTTGGTTTCATCACTGGACGCGCCTGCCTTTTCTTCTAATTGTTCCAAAGAAGCTATTGCTCTTCTGACATGGAAAAATAGCCTTCAAAATGAATCTCAATCCCACTTATCTTCATGGATTCCAGTTTTTTCTTCCAATCTAAACCTAAGTAGGAATCCATGCAATTGGCTTGGTATTTCATGCAACCTTGCTGGAAGCATCGTCAAAATAAACCTTACCGAATCTAGCTTACAAGGTACGCTTCacggattttcttttttatcatttccaAATCTTGCGTCCATTGATCTTTATGTGAACACTCTTTATGGGACAATTCCACCTCAAATTAGCTCcctgtcaaaactcaaatatctcGATTTGTCCTTTAATCAGTTTTCAGGCAAAATCCCACCAGAAATTGGCAAGCTAGCTACTCTTAAGGCCCTCCACCTTGGACGTAATAACTTAAACGGCTCCATTCCTGAAGAAATAGGGCGCCTAAACCTTCTAACTGAATTTTATCTTTACAAAAACCATATAGACGGTTACATCCCTTCTTCTTTAGGCAATTTGAGCAACTTGGTTATTTTGCTTCTTTATGGAAATGAACTTTCTGGTTTCGTTCCTCCAGAAATGGGAAACCTCTCCAATTTGGATCGACTTGACATTAGTCAAAACCACCTGACAGGTCCAATCCCTTCCACTTTCGGGAACTTGAAAAAGCTAACCATCTTGCACATGTTTGATAATTCACTTTCCGGTCCCATCCCTTCGGAGATTGGAAATTTGAAATCCCTAAAGAGTGTAAGTCTTCAACACAATAATCTTTCGGGTTCAATTCCAGCATCATTATTAGGTGATTTGGTAAATCTGACCCTACTTCACCTGGATAATAATAGCCTTTCTGGATCCATTCCTACAGAAATAGGAAACTTGACTTCTCTCAAAGATCTACAGTTGGATCATAACCAGCTACGTGGTTCTCTTCCAACTTCTTTTGCTAACATGAGCAATTTGATATCTTTAGTACTTCGTGAAAACCAACTTACCGGTCCAATTCCTCAAGGAATTGGAGATCTCATCAACTTGGAAACTCTACAACTAGACACAAACCAATTTATTGGTAATTTGCCTCAAAACTTTTGCCATGGTGGATCACTTCGGTACTTTGCTGCAAGCAACAACCATTTGGATGGCCAAATTcccaaaagtttcaaaaattgcACAAGCATAGTCAGAGTCCAATTAAGAGGTAACCAACTCATTGGAGATATATCTAAGGACTTCGGTGTCTATCCAAACTTGGAGTTCATAGATCTAAGGCATAATCGATTTTATGGAAGGATCTCAAGTAATTGGGGCCAGTGTCAACAACTACAAACCCTACTTCTGGGTAAAAACAATATTACTGGTAGCATACCAAAAGAGATTGGGAACTGGACTACTCAGCTAGGTGAACTTGATCTTTCTTCAAATCATATAGTTGGGACGATTCCAAAAGAATTCGGAAGCCTAATTTCTCTAATGAAATTGTGGATGAATGGCAATCAAGTCTCTGGCGCTATACCTTTTGAATTTGGGTTCTTGACAAATCTTGAATATCTTGACCTGTCCTCAAACAAGCTGAGTAAGTCAATTCCAAGTAATTTCGGGGACTTCGTGAAATTGATAGAATTGAATTTAAGCCACAACGATTTTAGCGAAAGGATTCCAACACACCTCATGGACTTATCTCATATCTCCAAATTAGATATAAGTTATAACTCTTTAAACGGAGAGATACCAATGGAAATTTACAAATTGGAGAGCATAGTGATCTTAAATCTCTCCCATAATCATCTTTCTGGTTTCATTCCGAAAGCATTCGAACAAATGCATTGGTTGTTGTATGCCGACATATCCTACAATGAGTTGCAGGGACCGATTCCCGATAGCAACACATTTATAAATGCTTCTGTAGAAGCATTACAAGGGAACAAGGGATTGTGTGGTAATGTTCTAGGACTACATCCTTGCAATGTTTCCATGATATACAAACATAGCTCAAAAAGGGGACACAAAGTCGTGTTTCTTCTCGTTTTCCCACTTTTAGGAGTAGTTACTGTTCTACTTTCTATCTTTGGGTTTTTTCTCTTTATGCAAAGAAGAAAGACGGATCTAGAATCCAAACAAAGCAAGACCGAGGGCCAAGTACTGTCTCTTTCAATATTACATTTCAATGGAAGAACATTGTATGATGAAATCATAAAAGTGACCAATGGTTTTGATGCTCTATATTGCATTGGGAAAGGAGGACATGGAACTGTCTATAAAGCAGAGCTAACTTCAGGTGATATCTTAGCCGTGAAGAAATTCAATCGACCACTGCATGATGCTAGTGAGAACAGATTTCAAAAGGAGTTCTTGAATGAGATAAGGGCATTGATAGACATACGCCATCGAAACATTGTTAAACTTTATGGTTTTTGTTCTCATGTGCAACATTCCTTTTTGGTTTGTCAATATCTAGAAAGGGGTAGCTTGTCCCTAATCTTGGGCAACGAAGATGCTGCTAAAGTATTGGGTTGGAGTAAGAGATTGAATATTGTTAAAGGTGTGGCAAATGCCTTGTCTTACATGCACAATGATTGCTCCCCTCCGATTATTCATCGTGACATATCAAGCAGCAACATCTTGCTGGATTCTCAATTTGAGGCTCATGTTTCAGACTTTGGGACTGCTAGGCTTGTGGAGGTAGACTCATCCAATTGGACTTCCCCTGCAGGCACTTATGGATATATTGCACCag AGCTTGCTTATACAATGAAGGTAACTGAAAAATCTGATGTGTATAGCTTTGGGGTATTGGCAATCGAAGTCATTAGAGGAAAGCATCCAGGTGATTTCATCTCCTCACTATCATCGCCGTTAGCTATGGAGAACATACAAGTGAAAGATGTGTTGGACCAACGCCTTCCATTTCCAACAGTTCAAGTTGAGAATGAACTAATAATAGTCGTACAGCTTGCCATGAAATGCTTAAATGTCTGTCCACAATCAAGGCCGACAATGCACATGATTTCTAAAGTGTTATCGACCAATATTAATGCACATTCCTAG